The following DNA comes from Gammaproteobacteria bacterium.
GGCACTGCACAACAACGCCGGTCGGCATATGGGTAATACGCACGGCGGAGTCGGTCCGGTTAACGTGCTGACCGCCGGCGCCGGAGGCGCGGTAGGTATCAATGCGCAAGTCGGCCGGGTTGATGTCGATTTCCACCGAGTCGTCAATTTCCGGCGAGACAAACACCGACGCAAACGAGGTATGGCGGCGATTGCCGGAATCAAACGGTGACTTGCGCACCAGGCGATGCACGCCGGTTTCGGTACGCAGGTAGCCGTAGGCGTATTCGCCGGTGAACTTGACCGTGGCACTCTTGATGCCGGCCACTTCACCGTCAGAGACTTCCATTAATTCGGTTTTGAAGCCGCTGCGCTCACCCCAGCGCAGGTACATGCGCAGCAACATGTTGGCCCAGTCCTGGGCCTCGGTGCCGCCGGACCCGGACTGGATATCCAGGAAGGCATTGTTGGCATCCATCTCGCCGCCGAGCATGCGCCGGAATTCCAGTTGCGATAAATCGGTTTCGAGGGAATCCAGCTCAGCGGCCACTTCTTCGGCCATGGCCGGGTCGCCGTCATCGCGGGCCATTTCCAGCAGCTCAAGATTGTCTTTCAGCCCGGATTCGAGGCGGTCAAATACGCGCACCTCGTCTTCAAGTCGTGCCCGCTCCTGGCCCAGCTCCTGGGCGCGCTTGGGCTCGTCCCAGATGTCAGGTTGCTCCAGCTCGCGCCGGACTTCGGTCAGTCGTTCCCGCTTGCTGTCGAGGTCAAAGATACCCCCTCAGGGCATCAGATCGCCCTTGAAGGTCTTTGATTTGATTAAACAGTGGATTGAGGTCTTCCATTGCACGGCTTCCGGTATCGTTCAAGCGGCCGAAGTCTACCGGAAAGCTTTGGTAACAGGTATAGCCGCACGCCAAAAAACCCGCGCCCCGGCGGAACATTACCAGGCCTTCGGTCGCCCTGATCACCGTGCCAAATCGGCTCCGTGCCGCCGTTCATCCAAATCCGCAGCTCCCGGGTTGTTTTCCCGGTCGTTCCTGTTTCAGAATGCGTCTTCATAAAAATGAACTGGTGGCAGGCATGACCAGAAGCCCGGCGACGCGACCCGGCACCATCACACACCTGGACACCGACGCTGGCGAGACGCGGCGTACTGGTGACAATAGTGACGCAGACCAGCAGACGGCTGGATGGCGTCATGCCGTGGACTTTAGTCACGATGACCTGCGCCAGCGGGAACGCGAAATCGCCTTGCTCAAGGAAGTCAGCGCCGCTGTCAGCTCCCAGCTTCACCTGGAAAAATTATTTGAGCTGGTCGTACAGCGCGCCCGGGCATTGATTCATGCAGAAACCGTACTGATTCCGCTTATTGACGAGGATCAACGCCACTACACTTACCGTGCTGCCTGCGGCCAGGATACGGATGATCTGATCGGCCACAGCCAGCCACTGGAAATCGGCGGCCTTGGCTGGAACTGGAAACGCGGCCAGCACCGTAAACAGGATCTGGTTGACCAGCTTAGCGAATCCGAACACAGCCAGTGGCAAACCGACAGCCAGTCCCTGCTGCTGGTGCCTCTTATCGGCAAACAGGATTTCATCGGCGCCATCACCTGTATCAACAAGGTCGGCGGTGAATTTGACGAGCGGGATCTGGAGATACTGTCAGTGTTTGCCAGCCAGGTGAGCATTGCCATTGAAAACGCCACCGCGTACGACAAGCTGGAAAAAGCCGTGTTCAAGGCCGAGCATTACCAGCAGGAACTGCGCGAACTGAACAGCCGCCTGCTGACCGCCAACCAGAAACTGGAAACCCTGGCGCACTATGATCATCTTACCGGCGCACCGAATCGTTCATTGGTGCACAGCAGGTTGCAACAGGCGCTGGATACCGCGCAACAGGACAATCAGCAGGTTGCCGTCATGATTGTTGATCTCGACCACTTCAAGGAAGTCAACGACACCCTGGGGCATCACGTCGGCGATGAACTGCTCAAGCAGGTGTGCTACCGGATGATTTCCGTACCCGATGACAGGGTCACCTTTGGTCGCCTGGGTGGTGACGAGTTTGCCGTGGTCATGCCGAACGCAACGGCCACCGAAGCGCAAACCCTGGCACATCGACTGGTATCAAGCCTGAACGAACCTTTTGCCGTTGAGGACAATAACTTTTCCGTATCGGCCAGTATTGGCATCGCACTGTACCCGGAGCATGGTGATTCCATGGCAACACTGCTGCGCTGTGCCGACGTCGCCATGTACGTGGCCAAGCGGGAGAAGTGTGATTGTTTTGTCTACAACAGCGAGCGCGACCTGCACAGCATCGGCCGCCTGGCCCTGAGCGGCGAA
Coding sequences within:
- the prfB gene encoding peptide chain release factor 2 (programmed frameshift) — encoded protein: MEDLNPLFNQIKDLQGRSDALRGYLDLDSKRERLTEVRRELEQPDIWDEPKRAQELGQERARLEDEVRVFDRLESGLKDNLELLEMARDDGDPAMAEEVAAELDSLETDLSQLEFRRMLGGEMDANNAFLDIQSGSGGTEAQDWANMLLRMYLRWGERSGFKTELMEVSDGEVAGIKSATVKFTGEYAYGYLRTETGVHRLVRKSPFDSGNRRHTSFASVFVSPEIDDSVEIDINPADLRIDTYRASGAGGQHVNRTDSAVRITHMPTGVVVQCQNDRSQHKNKAEAMKVLKSRLYEQEMLKRREEQQKLEDSKADIGWGSQIRSYVLDQSRIKDLRTSVETGNTQAVLDGDLDQFIEASLKQGL
- a CDS encoding EAL domain-containing protein; its protein translation is MTRSPATRPGTITHLDTDAGETRRTGDNSDADQQTAGWRHAVDFSHDDLRQREREIALLKEVSAAVSSQLHLEKLFELVVQRARALIHAETVLIPLIDEDQRHYTYRAACGQDTDDLIGHSQPLEIGGLGWNWKRGQHRKQDLVDQLSESEHSQWQTDSQSLLLVPLIGKQDFIGAITCINKVGGEFDERDLEILSVFASQVSIAIENATAYDKLEKAVFKAEHYQQELRELNSRLLTANQKLETLAHYDHLTGAPNRSLVHSRLQQALDTAQQDNQQVAVMIVDLDHFKEVNDTLGHHVGDELLKQVCYRMISVPDDRVTFGRLGGDEFAVVMPNATATEAQTLAHRLVSSLNEPFAVEDNNFSVSASIGIALYPEHGDSMATLLRCADVAMYVAKREKCDCFVYNSERDLHSIGRLALSGETKSAIINDEMCLYYQPKVDTESGDIIGVEALARWPQTLKEMTPPDAFIPIMEQSGLIRRFTSWVLDQAIGQQSRWRQRDIFITMSINLSMYNLRDPSFPRQVYDSLEKWDVPAESIVFELTESAVMGDHPQVYQVFNELSARGIRFSIDDFGTGYSSLTLLRKLNVSELKMDKSFISQILYNKDDEVIVKSTLDLGHNLGLEVVAEGVEDEATREKLKTMGCRVLQGYHVGRPLPADELFVS